The genomic interval GTAGGGGACGATGTTGAAATTGTAGGCCTTGCTGAAGAATCAAGAAAAACAACAGTTACAGGTGTGGAAATGTTCCGTAAGCTTCTTGACTATGCTGAAGCAGGTGACAATATTGGTGCGCTTCTGCGCGGTGTATCACGTGAAGACATCAACCGCGGTCAAGTTTTGGCTAAACCGGGTTCCATCACACCACATACAAAGTTTAAAGCAGAAGTTTATGTACTGTCCAAAGATGAAGGTGGCCGTCATACACCGTTCTTTGCTAACTATCGTCCGCAGTTTTACTTCCGTACGACGGACGTAACTGGTGTTATCCAACTTCCAGAAGGAGTAGAAATGGTAATGCCTGGTGACAACGTTGAAATGCAGGTTGAGCTGATTTCTCCAATTGCCATTGAAGACGGTACACGTTTCTCCATCCGTGAAGGTGGACGTACGGTAGGATCTGGTGTTGTTACAACAATCCAGGAGTAATTAAATAAGAAGAAAACAGGCAGCGAGGCGCCGCGCTGTCTGTTTTTTGATATCAAGGATTTTATAGATTTAGGTTGCACAGGAAACTAAGGTACCCAATCAACCACGCCTAGTTCCGTCATACAGGGCGTTGCGTCCTTATCCTGCAAGCATGCTTGCGTTCTCGTTATAAAGGCCAAAAAGAATCATGGATCTGTATGATTTTATTAACATAGAAGACTTAGCGTTGTGACACATACTTTTTAAGGAAATCCATATAAAACCCTTGCAAATGGACTACTAAGTTTGTATAATACATAGATGTGCGCAATTAATTGATGGAGAAATCAATGGTTGCTAAACTCATCACTATTTATTATAATACTAATGTTCGTCAAAAAGTGATGAAGTGGAAGGTTGTTGATACACCCGGCCCCTTTGCCATGGCGGGTGGTCAAGAAATTTTCATGGAGCTTGTCTATTTAAAATGGACGTAAAGGAGGGAAAATAATGGCAAAAGAAAAGATTCGAATTCGGTTAAAAGCTTATGATCATCGCATTTTAGATCAATCCGCTGAAAAGATCGTGGATACTGCAAAGCGATCAGGGGCGAATGTTTCCGGGCCAATACCATTACCTACAGAAAGATCTGTTTACACGGTATTGCGCGCAACACATAAGTTTAAAGATGCTCGTGAACAGTTTGAAATGCGTACGCATAAACGTTTAATCGACATCGTGAGCCCAACACCACAGACAGTTGACTCACTTATGCGACTCGACTTACCGTCTGGTGTTGATATTGAAATTAAATTATAATTAATTGACTTATTATAGGAGGTGTAACGGATGACGAAAGGAATCTTAGGCCGCAAAATCGGCATGACTCAGCTCTTCTCAGAAGAAGGTGAACTGACACCGGTGACGGTCATTCAAGCAGAGCCAAACGTAGTTCTTCAAAAACGTACAATGGAAAACGATGGCTACGAAGCAGTACAACTCGGTTTTGCCGACAAAAAGGAATCACGTTCAACGAAGGCGGAGAAAGGTCATGCTGAAAAAGCAAGTACAACTCCTAAGCGCTACGTTCGTGAAATCCGTAACGCAAACCCTGATGAATATGACGTTGGTCAGGAGCTTGGCGTTGATATTTTTGCTGCGGGAGACATGATTGATGTAACTGGTATCACGAAAGGGAAAGGGTTCCAAGGTGCAATTAAGCGACATGGACAACAACGTGGTCCGGAAACGCACGGTTCCCATTATCATAGAGGTCCAGGTACATTGGGTGATATCAACTCCATGCACGTGTTTAAAGGTAAGAAACTTCCTGGTCAGATGGGTGGAAAGCAAGTGACTATCCAGAACCTTGAAGTGGTAAACGTGGATACTGAACGTAACCTTCTGCTGGTTAAAGGCAACATTCCAGGTGCAAAAAAGTCATTCGTAAAAGTAACGAATGCATTGAAGGCTAATTAATCATAGAAACGAAAGGAGGATATGTCATGCCTAAAGTAGCACTATTAAAACAAGATGGGTCTCAAGCCGGAGACATCAATTTGAACGACGCCGTTTTCGGTATTGAGCCAAACACACATGTGTTGCACGAGGCGGTTGTGATGCAGCGTGCGTCAATGCGTCAAGGAACACACAAGGTAAAGAATCGCTCGGAAGTACGAGGCGGAGGTAGCAAACCATGGCGCCAAAAAGGTACGGGCCGTGCACGTCAAGGTTCAATTCGCTCACCACAATGGGTAGGCGGAGGAACAGTATTTGGTCCGACCCCACGTAGCTACAGTTATAAATTGCCGAAAAAAGTACGTCGTTTAGCACTAAGGTCAGCACTGTCATCGAAGGTGAAAGAAGACAATTTGTTTGTTTTAGATAACATTGCCATCGATGCACCGAAGACTAAAGAGGTTAAGAATATGCTTGCTGCACTTGATGCGGACACAAAAGCGCTAATTGTAACAGAGGAAGAAGACGTTAACGTTGCCCGCTCGGCAAATAATCTTCCAAATGTCCATGTGCTTACGGTGAAAGAAGTGAATGTATTAGATTTACTGCAGCATGATAAGCTGATTATAACGAAGGATGCAGCTGAAAAAGCAGGGGAGGTGCTTGCACAATGAAAGATTCACGTGATATTATAAAGCGCCCTGTCATCACAGAAGAATCTGCTGATTTAATGTCGGAAAAGAAATACACATTCGAAGTGAATTCGAAGGCTAATAAAACGGAGATTAAAGAAGCTGTTGAATCTATTTTTAACGTCAAAGTAGATAAAATAAATACAATGAATGTTAAAGGTAAATTCAAACGGATGGGCCGTTATGGTGGCTATCGTCCGGACCGTAAAAAAGCTATTGTGCAGCTTTCAGAAGACAGTGAAGAACTGGACTTCTTTGAAGGCTAAATAACAAACAAGTGAAGGAGGGAAAAAGATGGCGATTAAAAAGTTTAAACCAACTTCAAACGGCAGGCGGAATATGTCTGCATCTGATTTTTCGGAAATAACGACTGACACTCCGGAAAAAACCCTGTTAAGCCCATTGTATAAACGCGGCGGACGTAACAACCAGGGGAAAATGACAGTTCGTCATCAAGGCGGCGGCCACAAGCGCCAATACCGTATCATTGACTTCAAACGTGATAAAGATGGCATTCAAGGACGAGTTGCCACGGTTGAATATGACCCGAACCGTTCAGCTAATATAGCATTGATTCATTATGCAGACGGTGAAAAGCGCTATATCTTGGCACCGAAAGGTATTAAAGTTGGACAGGAGATCATATCCGGTCAAGATGCTGACATTAAACTAGGCAACGCACTGCCATTAGCTAATATCCCTGTCGGTACGATTATTCATAACATTGAATTGAAGCCAGGCCGCGGAGGCCAATTGGTACGCTCTGCTGGAGCGGATGCACAAGTACTCGGTCGCGAAGGTAAATATACACTAGTACGCCTGGCATCGGCTGAAGTTCGTTTGGTATTGTCCACTTGCCGTGCTACAATCGGTCAAGTAGGAAATATTGAAAATGAACTTGTTCGTGTTGGTAAAGCAGGACGCTCACGCTGGCTTGGTAAACGCCCTACCGTCCGAGGATCTGTTATGAACCCGAACGATCACCCACACGGCGGTGGTGAAGGACGTGCACCAATCGGTTTGAAATCACCAGTATCACCTTGGGGCAAACCAACAATCGGTTATAAGACACGTAAGCGTAATAAGCCTTCAGATAAGTATATTGTTCGCAAACGCAAAAAATAACCGGAACTTGAGACGGCAATAGAAAGTACTGCCATCTATCCGTGAAAGGAGGTTTATCCATGGGTCGTAGCTTGAAGAAAGGACCTTTTGCAGATGACCATCTCTTGAAAAAAGTCGAGAATTTAAATGAATCTAATAAAAAACAAGTCATTAAGACTTGGTCCCGTCGTTCCACTATTTTCCCACATTTTGTAGGGCATACGATTGCTGTATACGACGGTCGTAAACATGTGCCTGTCTATGTTACAGAAGACATGGTCGGTCATAAACTGGGTGAATTCGCGCCAAGCCGTACGTTTAAAGGGCATTCTGGCGATGATAGGAAAACAAAACGCTAATGAGAGGAGGCACTCTACATGCAAGCAAAAGCCGTAGCGAAATCTGTTCGTATTGCTCCTCGTAAAGTTCGTTTAGTCATAGATTTGATTCGAGGAAAAGAAATCGGCGAAGCAATTGCTATTTTGCGTCACACACAACGTGGAGCTTCACCGGTTGTGGAGAAGGTTTTGAACTCTGCAGTTGCAAATGCGGAGCATAATTACGAAATGGAAGCCGATAATTTGATGATATCTGAAGCTTTTGTTGATGAAGGTGTCACATTGAAAAGATTCCGTCCGCGTGCACAGGGACGCGCAAGCCAAATCAATAAACGCACTAGCCACGTTACAATCGTGGTAACAGAAAAGAAGGAGGGGTAGTCAGTGGGTCAAAAAGTTAATCCAAATGGCCTTCGCGTTGGCGTCATCCGTGACTGGGAGTCAAAATGGTATGCCGGCAGCGAATATGCAGACTTACTTCACGAAGATATTAAAATCAGAGAATATCTTGAAAACCGTCTGAGAACAGCTGCTGTTTCCCATATTGATATTGAACGTGCAGCAAATCGCGTGAATGTAACAATTCACACCGGGAAGCCTGGAATGGTTATCGGAAAAGGCGGTTCTGAAGTTGAAGCTTTGCGTAAATCTTTGAACAGCCTGACAGGCAAACGTGTTCACATTAATATCGTTGAAATCAAAAAGGTTGACTTAAATGCAACGCTTGTTGCCGAAAATATTGCTCGTCAACTTGAGAACCGTATTTCGTTCCGTCGTGCGCAGAAGCAAACGATTCAGCGCGCTATGCGTGGCGGAGCAAAAGGTATAAAAACACAAGTGTCCGGACGTCTCGGCGGAGCTGATATTGCCCGCGCGGAACATTATAGTGAAGGAACGGTTCCATTGCACACACTGCGTGCCGACATAGATTATGGTACAGCGGAAGCAGACACCACTTACGGTAAATTGGGTGTTAAAGTGTGGATCTATCGTGGAGAAGTCCTTCCAACGAAAACAGAAAACTAAGGAAGGGGGACATGCATAATGTTAATGCCTAAACGTGTTAAATACCGCAAACAGCACCGTGGCCGTATGAAAGGTCAAGCAAAGGGTGGGAAGACAGTAGCCTTTGGTGAATATGGCCTGCAGGCTGTTGAACCGACTTGGATTACTAGCCGTCAAATCGAAGCTGCTCGTATCGCGATGACTCGCTACATGAAACGTGGCGGTAAAGTATGGATTAAAATATTTCCTGATAAGCCATATACTGCAAAGCCCCTTGAGGTACGTATGGGTTCCGGTAAAGGTGCTCCCGAAGGCTGGGTAGCAGTAGTGAAGCCTGGGAAAATTATGTTTGAAATAGCAGGTGTATCCGAAGAGGTTGCGCGTGAAGCGTTGCGGCTTGCTTCTCATAAACTGCCGATTAAAACTAAATTCGTAAAACGTGAAGAAATTGGTGGTGAATCAAATGAAAGCTAATGAAATTAGGGAACTAACCACTGCCGAAATTGAACAAAAAGTAAAGTCGTTAAAAGAAGAACTCTTTAATTTACGCTTTCAGCTCGCAACAGGTCAACTAGAAAACACTGCGCGCATTCGTCAAGTGAAGAAGTCAATTGCCCGCATGAAAACTGTTGTACGCCAGCGTGAACTAAGCATCAATAATTAACCTGAGAGGAGGTTGCCTTGATATGAGTGAGCGTAATAACCGGAAAGTTTACACAGGCCGTGTCGTATCCGATAAGATGGACAAAACTATCACTGTGTTAGTTGAGACTTACAAGTTCCATCAGCTCTATGGCAAACGTGTTAAGTATTCCAAAAAGTTTAAAACACATGATGAAAATAACCAAGCTAAAAATGGCGACGTTGTTCAGATCATGGAAACCCGTCCGCTGTCAGCTACGAAACGTTTCCGTCTGGTTGAAATCGTTGAAGAAGCGGTCATTATATAAATAAGTTCGCTCGGAAGGTATCCGAAGGGAGGTCACAGCGATATGATTCAACAAGAAACTAATTTAAAAGTTGCAGATAACTCTGGTGCTCGCGAAGTAAAAGCCATCAAAGTTTTGGGCGGATCGGGCCGCAAGACAGCCAACATTGGTGATGTAATTGTTTGCACGGTGAAACACGCTACACCAGGAGGCGTTGTCAAAAAAGGCGAAATTGTTAAAGCAGTTATCGTTCGTTCAAAGTCCGGAGTGCGCCGTAATGATGGATCTTATATTCGTTTTGATGAAAATGCTGCCGTAATTGTGCGTGATGACAAGGGCCCTCGAGGCACTCGTATTTTTGGACCGGTTGCGCGCGAATTGCGCGAGGCAAAATTCATGAAAATCGTATCTCTTGCTCCGGAAGTATTGTAAGAAAAAGAAAAGCCTTGCCAAGGAGGTGCGTAAAGCATGCATGTGAAAAAAGGTGACAAAGTAAAAGTTATTTCCGGCAAAGACAGTGGAAAAGAAGGAACGATATTAGAAGCGTATCCGAAAAAAGAACGTGTACTGGTGGAAGGTATTAACATGATTAAGAAACATGCAAAACCTTCACAGGATAACCCACAGGGCGGGATTCTGAACCAGGAAGCTGCTATCCATGTTTCCAATGTAATGCCAATCGATCCAAAAACCGGCGAGCCAACACGGGTTGGTTATGAATCACGTGATGGGAAAAAGGTTCGTATCGCTAAAAAGTCCGGTGAAGCATTAGATAAATAGATCGCAGGTGAAAGGAGGGCTCTCGTGATGAATGAATTAAAACGACAATATCAGGATGAAATTATGCCATCTTTGATGAATAAATTTGAATATGATTCCGTAATGGAAGTACCTCAGATCGAAAAGATTGTTGTCAACATGGGTGTTGGCGATGCTGTTCAAAACACGAAAGTATTGGACAATGCTGTAGAGGAACTTGCGCTCATTTCCGGTCAAAAACCGGTAGTTACACGTGCTAGAAAATCAATAGCTGGCTTCCGTTTACGTGAGGGAATGCCGATTGGTGCAAAAGTTACGTTAAGAGGCGAACGGATGTATGAATTTCTGCAAAAACTAATTGCGGTTTCACTTCCACGCGTTCGCGACTTTCGCGGAATATCCAAAAAAGCTTTTGATGGCCGTGGCAACTACACGCTTGGTATTAAAGAACAGCTGATTTTCCCGGAAATCAATTACGATAAAGTAAGCAAAGTACGTGGTATGGATGTTGTTATTGTAACTACATCCAATACGGATGAAGAGGCACGTGAATTGCTGACTCAGCTCGGCATGCCTTTCCAGAAATAAGCCAAGGGCTAATCTTAAGGAGGGAAAATTGTGGCTAAAAAATCAATGATTGCGAAACAAAAGCGTCCACAAAAGTTTAAAGTACGTGAATATACTCGTTGTGAACGCTGTGGCCGCCCACATTCAGTAATTCGCAAATTTAAACTATGCCGTATATGTTTCCGTGAACTTGCCTATAAAGGCCAAATTCCAGGCGTCAAAAAAGCAAGCTGGTAAACCCGATTTGGGAAGGAGGTAATGTAGTAATGGTTATGACAGATCCAATCGCAGATATGCTGACCCGCGTCCGTAACGCCAATATGGTGCGGCATGAAAAATTAGAGCTTCCGGCTTCTAAAATCAAACAGGAGATTGCTGATATCCTTAAGCGTGAGGGCTTTGTTCGTGATTACGAGTTCGTTGAAGACAATAAGCAAGGTATCCTTCGTATTTTCCTAAAATACGGTGCTAAAGATGAACGAGTGATTACCGGCCTCAAACGGATAAGTAAACCAGGTCTGCGTGTTTACGCAAAAGCTGATGAGGTACCTCGTGTACTTAATGGCCTTGGTGTCGCAATCGTATCAACATCAAACGGAGTATTGACAGACAAAGAAGCACGCACACAGGCTGTCGGTGGAGAAGTGCTTGCATATGTCTGGTAACATTGACTTTTAAGACAGGAGGTGTATGGAATGTCTCGTATAGGACTGAAACCACTCGAAATCCCAGAGGGTGTCGAAGTGAATCTTGATGGAAACACTGTTACAGTAAAAGGCCCCAAAGGTGAATTAACAAGAAATATTCACTCGGACATGAAAGTTGTTATTAACGATAATGTACTAACTGTTGAACGTCCAAGTGAGCACAAAGAACACCGTGCATTGCATGGTACGACTCGCAGCCTGATCGCCAATATGGTTGCTGGTGTTCACCAAGGCTTTGAGAAGGCGTTGGAGATCAATGGTGTCGGTTATCGTGCTCAAAAACAGGGCGATAAGATAATTGTCAACGCTGGGTATTCACACCCGGTTGAAGTTGAGCCAGTGGAAGGCATTGAAGTTGATGTGCCGCAAAACACAAGAGTTGTTATCAAAGGCATTGACAAGGAACTCGTTGGCGCTGTTGCCGCAAAAATCAGAGCGATCCGACCGCCTGAACCATATAAAGGCAAAGGTATTCGCTATGAAGGCGAATATGTACGCCAAAAAGAAGGTAAAACTGCTAAGTAAGGTTAGTTAGGGAGCAGAAAGGAGTGACCCGGATGATCACAAAACCTGACAAAAACGATTTGCGCAAAAAGAGGCATGCGCGTGTCCGAAAGAATGTTTCTGGTACAGATGAGCGCCCTCGTCTTAATGTGTACCGTTCAAATAAGCATATTTATGCACAGTTGATTGATGATACTGCAGGCATCACAGTAGCAAGTGCTTCCACTAATGATAACAATCTGAATCTGGAAGCTACTAGCAACGTTGAAGCGGCTAAAGAAGTAGGTAAATTGGTTGCTAAACGTGCTCAGGATAAAGGCTATCACTCTGTAGTTTTTGACCGTGGTGGATACCTTTATCATGGTCGTGTAAAAGCATTGGCTGATGCTGCCCGTGAAACTGGGCTTGAATTTTAATCGTGTAATAAAGGAGGGACATGAATGAATACTAGCATCGATCCAAACAAATTAGATCTTGAAGAGCGTGTTGTTACGATAAACCGTGTAGCAAAAGTAGTAAAAGGTGGACGTAACTTCCGTTTTGCAGCACTTGTTGTTGTTGGAGATAAAAATGGTCATGTAGGCTTTGGAACAGGAAAAGCTAAAGAAGTTCCGGAAGCAATTAAAAAAGCAGTAGATGATGCCAAAAAGAATCTAATTGAGGTGCCAATCGTCGGTACAACTATTCCACACCAGATTCATGGAATATATGGGTCCGGTAATGTGTTAATGAAACCAGCTGCGGAAGGTACGGGAGTTATCTCAGGTGGTCCAGTGCGTGCGATTCTGGAGCTTGCAGGTGTAGGTGATATCTTGACAAAATCACTCGGTTCCAACACACCTATTAATATGATTCGCGCAACGCTCAATGGTTTATCAAATCTAAAAACAGCAGAAAATGTAGCTAAACTTCGCGGTAAATCTGTAGAAGAACTGTTAGGGTAAGGAGGGAGAAGCTATGTCCAAACAATTAGAAATTACCCTCATGCGCAGTGTTATTGGCCGGACGGAAGCACAGCGCCAGACGGTCAATTCCTTAGGTCTGAAGAAAATCCGCCAATCCGTGGTACGTGAAGATACACCAGCCGTACGTGGTATGATTGATAAAGTATCTCACTTAGTAACTGTTAAAGAAGTTTAAAATCATAAGCGTAAGAGGAGGTGCACATATGAAACTTCATGAATTAAAGTCATCAGAAGGAGCTCGTAAAAGGCGAAACCGCGTCGGACGAGGAATGTCCTCCGGTAACGGAAAGACCTCCGGCAGAGGCCATAAAGGGCAAAAAGCGCGGGAAGGAAGCAGCACCCGTCCTGGCTTCGAGGGTGGTCAAATGCCTTTGTTCCAGCGTCTGCCTAAACGTGGTTTCACGAATATCCACCGTAAGGAATTCGCGATTGTAAACCTAGATGCTTTAAATCGTTTTGAAGAGGGCACAGAGATTACACCTGAGCTGTTACTTGAAGAAGGTGTCGTCAGCAAACCGAAATCTGGCATTAAAGTGCTTGGAAAAGGTAATGTTGAAAAGCAATTCACTGTAAAAGCTCATAAGTTCTCTGCTTCAGCGAAAGAAGCAATCGAGGCAGCGGGCGGTAAAACAGAGGTGGTTTAATGTTCCGTACAATCTCCAACTTTATGCGCATTGGTGATATCAGACGGAAAATCATATTCACATTGCTGATGCTGATTGTTTTCCGCCTTGGTACATTTATTCCGGTGCCGTATACGGATAAAGAAGCTATCGACTTCATGAATCAGCAGAATGTTTTCGGCTTTTTGAACACATTCGGTGGTGGAGCATTAAAGAACTTTTCCATTTTTGCGATGGGAATTATGCCTTATATTACCGCTTCGATCATCATGCAGCTGTTACAGATGGATGTTGTGCCAAAGTTTACGGAGTGGAAGAAGCAAGGAGAAATGGGACGTAAAAAGTTGGCTCAGATCACTCGCTACGGTACTGTAGCGTTGGCATTTGTTCAAGCAATTGCCATGTCTATTGGTTTCAACGCAATGGCAGGTGGGATGTTGATTAGCAATCCAAGTATATGGAAGTTTCTTATCATCGCCATCGTATTGACAAGTGGAACAACCTTTTTGATGTGGCTTGGTGAACAGATCACAGCAAATGGAGTTGGAAACGGGATTTCCATTTTGATTTTTGCCGGTATTGTGGCAGCTGTTCCAAATGGCGTGAACCAGTTGTATAGTCAGTATTTCGTTGATGCAGGTGATGAATTATTTATTAATATAGTAATTGTTGCGCTAATAGCATTAGTAGTGGTGGCAGTTACTGTAGGGGTAATTTTCATTCAACAGGCTTTGCGTAAAATACCGATTCAATACGCCAAAAAACTTGTTAACCGTTCACCTGTGGGTGGTCACTCGACACATTTGCCATTGAAAGTGAATGCCGCTGGAGTTATTCCGGTTATCTTCTCCATTGCATTTATTGTTGCGCCACGAACGGTTGCCGGCCTTTTTGAGGGTAATGATATTGCTGCAACCGTAGAATCTATTTTTGATTACACGCAGCCAATTGGTATGGTCATTTATATTGCCTTGATCATCGCGTTTACGTATTTTTACACATTTGTTCAAGTCAATCCTGAGCAGATGGCAGAGAACCTGCAGAAACAAGGTGGATATATACCGGGGATACGCCCTGGCAAGAACACGGAGACTTATCTTACACGTGTCATGTATCGCTTAACATTTGTTGGTTCCATTTTCTTGGCTGCTGTTGCTGTATTGCCAATCGTTTTGGGCGGGCTTGCTAATTTGCCGCAAGCCGTACGAATTGGTGGCACAAGCTTATTGATTGTTGTAGGTGTTGCTCTGCAGACAATGAAACAACTGGAAAGCCAACTAGTGAAGCGGCATTACAAAGGTTTCATTAAGTGATGCTGCAAATGAGAGCGAGGGGAAATTGATGAATTTAATACTGATGGGTTTGCCCGGTGCTGGAAAAGGTACACAGGCAGAAAAGATAAACGAACGGTATAACATCCCTCATATTTCAACAGGAGATATGTTCCGCTTAGCGATTAAAGAAGGAACGGAATTAGGTCAGAAGGCGAAAGCATATATGGATCAAGGTGAACTTGTTCCTGATGACGTAACAATAGGAATTGTCAAAGAGCGTTTGCAGAAAGATGACTGTAAAGATGGTTTCTTGCTGGATGGTTTTCCTAGAACGATTGCACAAGCGGAAGGATTGGAATCTCTGTTATCGGATATGAAGGAATCCATTGACTATGTGTTGCATGTTAGCGTTCCGGAAGAAAAACTGATAGAGCGACTCACAGGCCGCAGAATCTGTCCGGAATG from Lentibacillus cibarius carries:
- the rpsQ gene encoding 30S ribosomal protein S17 — its product is MSERNNRKVYTGRVVSDKMDKTITVLVETYKFHQLYGKRVKYSKKFKTHDENNQAKNGDVVQIMETRPLSATKRFRLVEIVEEAVII
- the rplX gene encoding 50S ribosomal protein L24 encodes the protein MHVKKGDKVKVISGKDSGKEGTILEAYPKKERVLVEGINMIKKHAKPSQDNPQGGILNQEAAIHVSNVMPIDPKTGEPTRVGYESRDGKKVRIAKKSGEALDK
- the rplR gene encoding 50S ribosomal protein L18, whose protein sequence is MITKPDKNDLRKKRHARVRKNVSGTDERPRLNVYRSNKHIYAQLIDDTAGITVASASTNDNNLNLEATSNVEAAKEVGKLVAKRAQDKGYHSVVFDRGGYLYHGRVKALADAARETGLEF
- the rpsS gene encoding 30S ribosomal protein S19, which translates into the protein MGRSLKKGPFADDHLLKKVENLNESNKKQVIKTWSRRSTIFPHFVGHTIAVYDGRKHVPVYVTEDMVGHKLGEFAPSRTFKGHSGDDRKTKR
- the rpmD gene encoding 50S ribosomal protein L30, producing the protein MSKQLEITLMRSVIGRTEAQRQTVNSLGLKKIRQSVVREDTPAVRGMIDKVSHLVTVKEV
- the rpsE gene encoding 30S ribosomal protein S5, yielding MNTSIDPNKLDLEERVVTINRVAKVVKGGRNFRFAALVVVGDKNGHVGFGTGKAKEVPEAIKKAVDDAKKNLIEVPIVGTTIPHQIHGIYGSGNVLMKPAAEGTGVISGGPVRAILELAGVGDILTKSLGSNTPINMIRATLNGLSNLKTAENVAKLRGKSVEELLG
- the rpmC gene encoding 50S ribosomal protein L29, which produces MKANEIRELTTAEIEQKVKSLKEELFNLRFQLATGQLENTARIRQVKKSIARMKTVVRQRELSINN
- the rplB gene encoding 50S ribosomal protein L2: MAIKKFKPTSNGRRNMSASDFSEITTDTPEKTLLSPLYKRGGRNNQGKMTVRHQGGGHKRQYRIIDFKRDKDGIQGRVATVEYDPNRSANIALIHYADGEKRYILAPKGIKVGQEIISGQDADIKLGNALPLANIPVGTIIHNIELKPGRGGQLVRSAGADAQVLGREGKYTLVRLASAEVRLVLSTCRATIGQVGNIENELVRVGKAGRSRWLGKRPTVRGSVMNPNDHPHGGGEGRAPIGLKSPVSPWGKPTIGYKTRKRNKPSDKYIVRKRKK
- the rpsC gene encoding 30S ribosomal protein S3 codes for the protein MGQKVNPNGLRVGVIRDWESKWYAGSEYADLLHEDIKIREYLENRLRTAAVSHIDIERAANRVNVTIHTGKPGMVIGKGGSEVEALRKSLNSLTGKRVHINIVEIKKVDLNATLVAENIARQLENRISFRRAQKQTIQRAMRGGAKGIKTQVSGRLGGADIARAEHYSEGTVPLHTLRADIDYGTAEADTTYGKLGVKVWIYRGEVLPTKTEN
- a CDS encoding type Z 30S ribosomal protein S14; translation: MAKKSMIAKQKRPQKFKVREYTRCERCGRPHSVIRKFKLCRICFRELAYKGQIPGVKKASW
- the rplF gene encoding 50S ribosomal protein L6, whose product is MSRIGLKPLEIPEGVEVNLDGNTVTVKGPKGELTRNIHSDMKVVINDNVLTVERPSEHKEHRALHGTTRSLIANMVAGVHQGFEKALEINGVGYRAQKQGDKIIVNAGYSHPVEVEPVEGIEVDVPQNTRVVIKGIDKELVGAVAAKIRAIRPPEPYKGKGIRYEGEYVRQKEGKTAK
- the rpsH gene encoding 30S ribosomal protein S8; translated protein: MVMTDPIADMLTRVRNANMVRHEKLELPASKIKQEIADILKREGFVRDYEFVEDNKQGILRIFLKYGAKDERVITGLKRISKPGLRVYAKADEVPRVLNGLGVAIVSTSNGVLTDKEARTQAVGGEVLAYVW
- the rpsJ gene encoding 30S ribosomal protein S10 produces the protein MAKEKIRIRLKAYDHRILDQSAEKIVDTAKRSGANVSGPIPLPTERSVYTVLRATHKFKDAREQFEMRTHKRLIDIVSPTPQTVDSLMRLDLPSGVDIEIKL
- the rplV gene encoding 50S ribosomal protein L22, translated to MQAKAVAKSVRIAPRKVRLVIDLIRGKEIGEAIAILRHTQRGASPVVEKVLNSAVANAEHNYEMEADNLMISEAFVDEGVTLKRFRPRAQGRASQINKRTSHVTIVVTEKKEG
- the rplE gene encoding 50S ribosomal protein L5 codes for the protein MNELKRQYQDEIMPSLMNKFEYDSVMEVPQIEKIVVNMGVGDAVQNTKVLDNAVEELALISGQKPVVTRARKSIAGFRLREGMPIGAKVTLRGERMYEFLQKLIAVSLPRVRDFRGISKKAFDGRGNYTLGIKEQLIFPEINYDKVSKVRGMDVVIVTTSNTDEEARELLTQLGMPFQK
- the rplC gene encoding 50S ribosomal protein L3, with protein sequence MTKGILGRKIGMTQLFSEEGELTPVTVIQAEPNVVLQKRTMENDGYEAVQLGFADKKESRSTKAEKGHAEKASTTPKRYVREIRNANPDEYDVGQELGVDIFAAGDMIDVTGITKGKGFQGAIKRHGQQRGPETHGSHYHRGPGTLGDINSMHVFKGKKLPGQMGGKQVTIQNLEVVNVDTERNLLLVKGNIPGAKKSFVKVTNALKAN
- the rplW gene encoding 50S ribosomal protein L23 translates to MKDSRDIIKRPVITEESADLMSEKKYTFEVNSKANKTEIKEAVESIFNVKVDKINTMNVKGKFKRMGRYGGYRPDRKKAIVQLSEDSEELDFFEG
- the rplP gene encoding 50S ribosomal protein L16, which produces MLMPKRVKYRKQHRGRMKGQAKGGKTVAFGEYGLQAVEPTWITSRQIEAARIAMTRYMKRGGKVWIKIFPDKPYTAKPLEVRMGSGKGAPEGWVAVVKPGKIMFEIAGVSEEVAREALRLASHKLPIKTKFVKREEIGGESNES
- the rplN gene encoding 50S ribosomal protein L14, whose protein sequence is MIQQETNLKVADNSGAREVKAIKVLGGSGRKTANIGDVIVCTVKHATPGGVVKKGEIVKAVIVRSKSGVRRNDGSYIRFDENAAVIVRDDKGPRGTRIFGPVARELREAKFMKIVSLAPEVL
- the rplD gene encoding 50S ribosomal protein L4 translates to MPKVALLKQDGSQAGDINLNDAVFGIEPNTHVLHEAVVMQRASMRQGTHKVKNRSEVRGGGSKPWRQKGTGRARQGSIRSPQWVGGGTVFGPTPRSYSYKLPKKVRRLALRSALSSKVKEDNLFVLDNIAIDAPKTKEVKNMLAALDADTKALIVTEEEDVNVARSANNLPNVHVLTVKEVNVLDLLQHDKLIITKDAAEKAGEVLAQ